The Streptomyces sp. NBC_00454 DNA segment CCTCACCTCCGCCGAGACCACCATCCGCAGCGCCGTCCACGGCCTCGCCCTGCACCGCGGCACCCTCGGCGCCGACCCGCGCACCGCCTGGCAGCTCGACGTCTTCGGCCACGACCCGTCCTTCCCCGCCCTGATGGCCGGCGCCGGCCTCGACTCGGCCGTCCTGGCCCGCGGGCCCCACCACCAGTGGGGCCCGATGATGGACACCTGGGGCGACGCACTGCGCCCGCCCGCCGCCATGCAACTGCCCGCCGAGTACGAGTGGATCGCGCCCGGCGGCGGCCGGGGCCTGCTCCTGCACTACCTGCCCGCGCACTACTCCGCCGGCTGGTTCTCCCACCAGGCCCCCGACGCCGAGGCCGCCGCCGAGCAACTGCTGGACCTGTACGAGTTGCTGCGTACGGCCGCCGCCACGAAGAACGTCCTGATCCCGATGGGCACCGACTTCTCCTGGCCGCACCGCTGGGGCCTGGACGTGCAGCACGCCTGGAACCGCCGCTACTGCTGGCCCCGCATGGAACACAGCGGCCCGCGCGCCCACTTCGACGCCGTCCGCGCCGAGTTCGCGCAGCGCGGCGAGCAGCCGCTGCCGGTCACCCGGGAGATGGGTCCCGTCTACACCGGCAAGGACGTCACCTACAGCGATGTGAAACAGGCCCACCGGGCCGCCGAGAACCTCCTCGAACAGGCCGAGACCTTCGCCGCCCTCGCCTGCGCCGAAGGACTGACCGACTATCCGGCCCAAACCCTGTCCAAGGCCTGGCGCCACCTGCTGCACGCCGCCCACCACGACGCCGTCACCGGGACCTTCTCCGACCAGGTCTACCTCGACCTGCTCCCCACCTGGCGCGAGGCCCACGACCTGGCCGCCGGGGTACGGGAGGAGGCGCTGCGCGCGCTGACCGCCGGGGCCGACACCCGGGGCCCCGGCCCGCTCGCCGTCACCGTGCACAACCCGGTGTCCTGGACCCGCACCGACCTGGTGCGCACCCGCGTCGAGCTCGCGGTACTGGGCCTCGCGGACGCCGGCGCGGAGCGGATCACCCTCCTCGACGAAGCCGGCCGCGGCGCCTCCGTGCACGTCGAGGCCGTCGCGGACGGGGTCGCCGAGGTGGTCTTCCTCGCCGCGGACGTGCCCTCGCTCGGCCACCGCACCTGGTGGCTGGCCGCCTGCGAGCTCCGGGTCTCCGGCGGCTGGGAGCCCGCGCCGGGCCACGCCGTCCAGAACGACTTCCTGCGCGCCGAGGCCGACCCCGCGCGCGGCGGCGGCCTCGCCCGGCTGCTGGACCGGCGCACCGGGCAGGAGCTGCTCACCGCCGGGGAGGTTGACGAGCTGGTCGTACAGGAGGAGTACGACAAGCATCCCTACTTCGAGGAGGGCCCCTGGCACCTGCTGCCCAAGGGTCCGGGCACCGGTTCGGGCGCCGCGCCCGCCGAGTCCTGCCGGGCGGAGCGCGGGCCGCTGGGGTCGCGCCTTGTGGCCACCGGGCGGACCGGGCCCGTCCGCTGGACCCGGACCACCACCCTGTGGGACGGCCTGGACCGGGCGGAACTCACCACCACGGTCCACGCGTTCGAAGGCCGTGACCAGCTGCTGCGGCTGCGGATCCCGGCCGACGTTCCCGGCGCGCTGCCCGTCGCCGAGACGGCCGCAGCCGTGGTGGGGCGCGGGTTCGCCTTCCCCGAGGCGGATGCCGGGGCCGATCACACGCGGGCTCCGTGGACCCTGGACAGCCCCTGCCTGAACTGGTTCGCCCTGTCGGCTCCGATGACCGGTCTGGGCGGACGGGCACTGGGCGCGGCCGAGATCGTGCTCCCGGACTCGGGCACCGCGCAGGGCCTGCGGGAGCTGGTCACCGCCCTGGGCCGCCACGGGGTCACCGCGACCCCGACCCGGCCCGGCGGGCCGCGCTGGGGGGACCTGGCGGTGGACAGCAGCCTGCCCGACTTCCGCATCGCACTCGGCGGCCCCGGCGAGAACGCCTTCACGGCGGCACTGCTGGAGTCGGCACCTCCCGCGTACGCGAAGGCGGTACGGGAACACGCGCGGGTCTGGGTCCCGGCCCGCGCCGGGCTCCGCTCGCTCTGGACCCCGGGCTGCGACCTGACCGGGATCCGGGACCTGCCGGTGCTGGTCCTGACCGGCCCGGCGGCGGAACTGGCCCGCGCCGTCTCGGAGTCGGGCCGGATCGAGGCGGAGGCTGCGGCCGGCGGAGCGCGGCCTCCGGCCGGCGAAGGCCGCGCGCAGGAGGCGACGTACCCGCAGGAGGAGGCGTACCCGCACGAGGCGACGTACCCGCACGAGGAGGTGTACGCGGACATGGAGGCGTACCCCCACGAGGCGGCGTACGCCGACCGCACGGTCGGGATCCTGGTCCGCGGTACGCCCAGCTTCGCCGTCGACACCGCCGGGCGGCTGCACAGCACCCTGATGCGGTCCTGCACCGGCCGCCCGAGCGGCGCGTGGATGGACCCCCCGCGGCGCACCGCCCCGGACCGCAGCTCCTTCCAGCTCCAGCACTGGACCCACGTCTTCGAGCACGCGTTGGTCGCGGGCTCCGGGGACTGGCGGGCGGTGGACCTGGTGCGCCGGGGCCGGGAGTTCAACAAGCCGCTGACCGCCGTCACGGCCGAACCCGGCGAAGGCCGGCGGCCGCCCGCGCGCTCGCTGCTCGGTGTGGAGCCGGCCGACCGGGTGCTGATCGAGACGGTCAAACGGGCCGAGGGCTCCGCGGACCTCGCCGTCCGGCTGCGCGAGACGCACGGCCGCCCGGCGACGGCCGAGATGCTGTGGCCGACGGATCCGGCCGCCGAGGCCGATCTGCTGGACCGCCCGCTCGGTTTCTTCGCGGGCCGGATCCGGGGCGCGGCGACGACCACGCTGCTGCTGCTCGCGGAATCGGGCATGCCGCTGCGCGAGGGCGAACGCGAAGCGCACCAGCCGGTCTTCAGCCGCTACTGGCTGCACAACACGGGGACCGCTCCGCTCGGCGACGCCCCGTACACGGTGACGTGTGACGGGATCGCCTCCGGTGCGACCGTCACCCTCGCCGCCCACGGGGCCGCAGCGGGCGGCCCGGCGGACCTGGAGGTCCGGGCCCCGGAGGGCTGGAAGACCTCCTGGACCCGGCGGCGGACCGAGCTGGAGCCCGGCGGGCACGTGTCGCTGCCGCTGACCGTGGAGCCCCCGCAGGACGCCGAACCCGGCGAACACCTGATCCGGATCCTCGCCACCACCGCCGCAGGCGCGTTCGAGGACGTGCTCACCGTCACCGTCCCCGGAGCCCCCGAAGGACCCGCCGGGCTGTGGGTGGACGCGCCGGAACCCGCCGTCACCGTCGCCCCCGGCGCACGTACCTCCGTACGGGTGCGCATCGGTTCCACCGGCATCCGGTCCACGTTGAGCGGGCAGGCCTACGCCGTCTCCCCGTACGGCAGCTGGCAGCTGACCGCCCCCGCCGTGCAACCGGTCGAAGTACCCGCGGACGGCGGGGCCGAGGCCGTCTTCGAGGTGCGGCCGCCGCTCGGCACCCCTCCGGGGGAGTACT contains these protein-coding regions:
- a CDS encoding NEW3 domain-containing protein, translating into MDSGITVTAVTTPALFTGPPETPSQVIRVRIRRARPAGPLHVSVHGAEITTAHPRIVRADTAEAYAGTDARAALGDRVPVPESTVEVAVRTGAAAPGTVLPATVRVTTPDGRPLAERAFGLVVAEPGWTVRLVPHFHYDPMWWNTQAAYTSLWDAPPKPGEAEHGWEYTGVPAFTLIPLHLQQAREDPAYRFVLSEVDYLKPYWDTHPAERDELRALIAEGRVEVVGGTYNEPSTNLTSAETTIRSAVHGLALHRGTLGADPRTAWQLDVFGHDPSFPALMAGAGLDSAVLARGPHHQWGPMMDTWGDALRPPAAMQLPAEYEWIAPGGGRGLLLHYLPAHYSAGWFSHQAPDAEAAAEQLLDLYELLRTAAATKNVLIPMGTDFSWPHRWGLDVQHAWNRRYCWPRMEHSGPRAHFDAVRAEFAQRGEQPLPVTREMGPVYTGKDVTYSDVKQAHRAAENLLEQAETFAALACAEGLTDYPAQTLSKAWRHLLHAAHHDAVTGTFSDQVYLDLLPTWREAHDLAAGVREEALRALTAGADTRGPGPLAVTVHNPVSWTRTDLVRTRVELAVLGLADAGAERITLLDEAGRGASVHVEAVADGVAEVVFLAADVPSLGHRTWWLAACELRVSGGWEPAPGHAVQNDFLRAEADPARGGGLARLLDRRTGQELLTAGEVDELVVQEEYDKHPYFEEGPWHLLPKGPGTGSGAAPAESCRAERGPLGSRLVATGRTGPVRWTRTTTLWDGLDRAELTTTVHAFEGRDQLLRLRIPADVPGALPVAETAAAVVGRGFAFPEADAGADHTRAPWTLDSPCLNWFALSAPMTGLGGRALGAAEIVLPDSGTAQGLRELVTALGRHGVTATPTRPGGPRWGDLAVDSSLPDFRIALGGPGENAFTAALLESAPPAYAKAVREHARVWVPARAGLRSLWTPGCDLTGIRDLPVLVLTGPAAELARAVSESGRIEAEAAAGGARPPAGEGRAQEATYPQEEAYPHEATYPHEEVYADMEAYPHEAAYADRTVGILVRGTPSFAVDTAGRLHSTLMRSCTGRPSGAWMDPPRRTAPDRSSFQLQHWTHVFEHALVAGSGDWRAVDLVRRGREFNKPLTAVTAEPGEGRRPPARSLLGVEPADRVLIETVKRAEGSADLAVRLRETHGRPATAEMLWPTDPAAEADLLDRPLGFFAGRIRGAATTTLLLLAESGMPLREGEREAHQPVFSRYWLHNTGTAPLGDAPYTVTCDGIASGATVTLAAHGAAAGGPADLEVRAPEGWKTSWTRRRTELEPGGHVSLPLTVEPPQDAEPGEHLIRILATTAAGAFEDVLTVTVPGAPEGPAGLWVDAPEPAVTVAPGARTSVRVRIGSTGIRSTLSGQAYAVSPYGSWQLTAPAVQPVEVPADGGAEAVFEVRPPLGTPPGEYWVVVKAVCQGRIAYGPAIAVHVSEG